The Cryptococcus deuterogattii R265 chromosome 4, complete sequence genome segment TCTTCCTGCGCTTGGAAGGCGCGTCGTTCGGCTTCAAAAGACGCTTCCTGTTTATCAAGACCAGCGTAAGTTATCGATCACTATAATTGCGTTTTCCTTTATATCCACTTGCCTGGTCAATATACCGTTTTTTAGCATCCTTAACCTGTCTTTCAGTCTCTGACATTCTCTTGCACAGTCTATCCAAAAGCTCGTTACGCTCTATGAGCTCTGCTTCCATACGGCTCTGTACCTGGATTAGCATTCTTCATATCTCGGCTATACTGATTAAACTTGCTTGTTCATTGAGAGTCTCGTCGAATCGAGATTGTAGAGTCGCCCTGGCTCTAGAAAGTTGGCCAATATTCATCTCCAGCTTGTCTCTGTTATTTTCCAGCACCTCAATCTTTTCTGTCATCTATAAATCCAACCATCAGTGAAAACCTTGGAACATGGTGTACTTTCCaaaagacataccttgTCTTTCAAGTTCCATTGGCCTCTGAGGACTTGTACAAAATCATCTGCGGTGATGGCTCTCAACTGATCGTCGCTCTTGTCTCTTAGACAATCGCACGCATCGTCCTCTATTAGGCTGGCCGGCGCACGTTGGGTGACCAAGGAGATTCGTCTCTTATGTGGTGGAAGTGGGCGAGAGAGGGCCATAGTGAGATGcctgggaagagaagaggagatcaggcggaagaggaacacGAGTACAGAAGGGCGATGAACGAGAGGGCACGAAACGCGGTCGGTGCTCAAACTCTCTCACGCACAAACAAACATACAAACAAATAAAGACAAACAAACTTATATAATGTGCATCCATATTCACTTCTACATCTATCCACGTCGATgcatcaccatcctcatctACTAACAGCACGTCACTCTTGCAGAGgatcatctttctcatACTTCGGAGTTCCACCAGGTGTCGAACCCGGCgtttcctctccctcaatCCATTTGTCTAGGAAGCCATGATCGCGAATCGCCACTCCCATAGCGACGCCTTCACCTGAATCCTGGTCCTCTGGATTGTCCAGATCATGCTTCACCCATCGAAGATCTGTACTGTCCATCTCGTCCTcgggtggaggaggcggtGTATGGTCAACAGGCGGTGAGGGTGGCGAGACCTTGACGCTAGGTGGGATGCGGGACTTGCGCTTGTCCAGACCTCGTTTCAGAGCTTTACGCCCACCGAACGACATGAAGCacatggagatgatgactGCAACATGACCGTACCAGTACATTCTGTTCCAAGCGCCGATGGAGTCTTTGAAATCGAgcaaaaggaaaggggcTACAAGGTAATTGAGTATGGACTGCACCGAAATCCACCCAATGAGGCCGTACACCCGTTTTGGAAGACCAGGTTGTGCAGTATcagagagaggaaggaaataTGGGCGGACATAACGACGGAATTGACGGCCGAGAGAGGTCACAAGGCCACCCATGAAGAAGGCCACTGTATGATCAGCAAACGCCTAGATGTCCTAAACTTACGGTAATAACCCGGACTAATGCCATGCTAAGTCGGTATTTATTAACCTCAGCTCACTCGCTCGAAGAGTCACCTACCCAGAATGCAGAGGTCAAGAAAGTTGCCATGCTTTCTTTGAACCCCGGTTTCTTACCTTTCTTCGTAACCCGCTTGTAAACTACATCTCTGAGCCAAACCTAATAAAGTAATGATAACTGAGCAACGTAACAAACGAGGGGCAGATGACTCACGTTAGTGCGGCAGTTCCAGCTGTCAAAGAGTATTTTGAAACTCTCTGCTGTCTCGATTCCTTTGATATTGATATTGCGCACCCTATTCCATAAGGTTCTCCCAGTCTTGTGGTCATAACCATTGAAGCCAATGCCTGTGAGGATACAGGCGCCCTGCGATGAAATAAGCGGTGTTCAGCACCTCCGTTGATGTAGAGAGCCCACTTCTGACAAGCTCCAAACTGCATAATACTTTGTTCTGGCTAGCAGCCCAGCAAGCTGAACGAAACCTAATTTCCTTGTCCATCCCCAGCTGGTCCAGATGGGATTCAAGACGTTCTCATAACTGTATTTATCTCCATACAGGGCGTAAActcccaagaagaacaagccAATCACTAGGTGAAGGTATGCCACTCTTTTACGGCCATATGGAATTCGGCGCTTTGTGGCTTTAGCTTGTTGCGGGGAGGAGCCAAGAGGCGGGCTACTATAAAGTTGTTTGTGGATCAGGGCGTCGTAAGTGGCATAGTCGAAAGAGGGCCCGACAAGAAcagatgggaagaaaaagctgGTTGAAGTGTTGGTTATTCAAATTAGGGAAACGTTTACAAATGGACTCACCAATAGCCTAGGAAAGCAACCAAGCTAGGAATTTCTGTAAGTCTCGTCTCCAACTGATTGGCGTCAAGCTCCTGCGAGGTAAGCTTTTGTCCTCAAGGTGCTCAGACgtacctcttctttcactcTACCATCATGTATATTCCATGCAAAAGTGGAGAGCTTCATTACAAGCACCATTTGGCTGCCTGTGATTTCGATCGTGGAGGCAGGAAGTTCCAAAACAGATCGCTTTATGTGGCTACACGTTAGTCACGTCGTTGGGATTGCTACGTACTTGAATAACAAGTGTCCCATAACAAATCTGAATGGAATTGTTAACTACCTTGCTACTTCGTTGGCCCAGAACATCGTGTCTAACTCACGCAAATACAACCCAAGGCATGCTCTTGCCCCTCATACTGTTCACGATGACGTAGGTCCCTAGCGAGCTGAAGAGCATATGGAGCATTCCCCCGCCTAGTCCTAAGAGGGGCACAAGAAAAACAGTGGAGATAgcaatggagaagagatgtgCGACATTGGGGTGGGCTGAAGGCAAGCGGACGAAGATGGAGCCGAGCGGAAAAGCGACGAGTAGGGAGAATATGAGCTATGGGGTGTGAGCGAGGTACATGTGTGTGAGTTAGATGGTATGCCGACCTTGAGCTGGTCTGTGGGAGCTCCGACTACTTTGGAGAGTGCTGTGAATAGGGGGTCCCAGAACATGCTTTACgatgtggaaagaggagatggaaatgttGATGTCATCGGAAGTGACGAGAAAATCAATAATTATTCGAGGCACGATGTATTTATTGCTCGTATTTGTCCCCTTTGATAGTTGTTTATACTCGTCgttctcttcattctctatTCATTCCATTTCGCTTTCCCGGATCCAGCCATGAAGCAATCACCGCTTCACAGACCATGTAAGTATCATCGCTCATACTCTGTCTGACATCCCTagctcgtcctcttctcgctcttgGCATAGAAGGCTCAGCAAACAAACTCGGATGCGGCATCATATCACACTCCCCTTCAACTACAGGTGGATCTACTGTGGTCACCGTGCTCTCAAATGTCCGGCATACATACATCACTCCTCCTGGAGAAGGTTTTCTGCCATCAGATACCGCTAGACATCATAGAGAATGGGTCGTCAGAGTTATCGAAGAGGCGGTTCGAAAGGCCGGAGTCAGGATGGGCGATCTCGATTGCATTGCCTTTACCAAAGGTAACCCTATATACGGCCGTCACAGGCACTGGCGCTGACGAACATTTAATAAGGCCCAGGCATGGGTACGCCTCTCCAAGTGGGTGCCCTCGTTGCCCGTACACTCTCTCTACTTCATAACATCCCCCTAGTCGGCGTCAATCACTGTGTTGGCCGTAAGTGGCACTCTGAATTTGAAACAAGATGCCATCTAACATATCTCCAGACATTGAAATGGGTCGCCAAATAACGTCTTCTCATAACCCCATCGTCCTATATGTTTCGGGCGGCAACACCCAAGTCATCGCCTACTCTCAACAACGCTATCGCATCTTTGGCGAGACATTAGATATAGCCATCGGGAACTGTCTTGATCGCTTTGCCAGAGTCATAGGTCTGAGAAACGATCCAAGCCCAGGATATAAcattgaaaaagaagcaaaaaagtGAGTACTTCAGGTTTGAAGGGGTAATACCATACGCGTATATACTGATTCAGCATACCCAAATAGGGGCAAGCGTCTAGTCCAGCTTCCATACGGCACGAAGGGCATGGATGTATCTTTAGCAGGTATTTTGCACTCCGTTGAGGCCTATACAAAAGACAAACGTTACCGGTCTTGGGATCGAGTCAACGACATCGAAGAAAATATAATTACGCCATACGATCTTTGTTTTTCTCTGCAAGAGACCACTTTTGCGATGCTGGTGGAGATAACTGAAAGAGCAATGGCCCATGTGGGAGCGAAGGATGTCTTGATtgttggtggtgttggtTGTGAGTTCTGGTCCTTTGCAAAAGCTCACAGTGATTCATCCATCGTTTGTAATCAGGTAATTTGAGATTacaggagatgatgggcaTCATGGCCAGTGAAAGGGGAGGACGCGTATTTGCAACTGATGAGAGGTACGTTTTTATTCTACTCTTTGAACTTAAAATGACTGATCTGTATCTAGTTTCTGTATCGATAACGGAATAATGATTGCCCAAGCAGGATTACTGGCGTTCAGAATGGGGAATACCATGCCATTAGAAAAGACAGGTGTTACTCAGCGGTATCGGACAGACGCTGTCCACGTGGTTTGGCGAGCCTGAGCCATTTTCAATTTAGATATTTGCATTACACTGGTATACGCCGTTGTAAATCTATATTCtcgaaagggaaaaggaaagaaaaagatacCAGATATGCAGATGCACTACTTTTGGTCGCGGCTCCCCATTAATCCATAGTACAAATATGCGATGCTAACAGATCAACGATAAAAGGTGTCCATACAAAATTAATCTTGTAATTTGCCATATATAAATCATGACTTTCAGAAACCAATCTCTGAAGATGGGTTGGTTAGTATAATTAGCCATAAATGACAAAGTTACTTACTCTTCAAGATTATATCTAAACTCGACAGCGATACAGGTTTCACTAAACTAATACATCATCAGACCCTACCTGTTTTATCATGATTTGTTTGAGACTTACTATCCATCAACACCACTCCGAAATGCCTCTCTCTTGTCATCTGGGGTGGCCAACCCTGTCAAGGCGAATATTTTGGCTCGTGCTTGCACCGCCTTCTGCAACATAGTGGTTTCCGGTCTGCCAGGCGGAGGCACTGGCGGTACGTCAGACGGATTGTTCTTGCGAGTCGCTTCAATACGTCGGATAGCACGAGTAGCTTGATGGCCGTTCATGACTGGCATCGATATATCCATAAGAATGACGCTATGAAGTATATGAGCACAGGCTTGGCTAACATCTTTCGTTAACTTACTCCCAGTAATTAGGAGGCGCGTTCTCAAAGAGTTCCACACCTGCCTGTCCATCTACTGCCTCTGCATATTCAAATCCCTGGAAGCAGTTAGTATACAACATTAAGTTCGTCTACCTTCAGACTGACCCTTTTTTTAAGGAACGCTCCCAGAACCCTACGATTGATTATATTGTCTTCGACAACCATCACCCTGcccattttctttttcctaGGCGCCTCTGCTGATACCGTTGCTGCTTTGAGCATGACACCGCCATCGCC includes the following:
- a CDS encoding lysophospholipid acyltransferase, which gives rise to MFWDPLFTALSKVVGAPTDQLKLIFSLLVAFPLGSIFVRLPSAHPNVAHLFSIAISTVFLVPLLGLGGGMLHMLFSSLGTYVIVNSMRGKSMPWVVFAFVMGHLLFNHIKRSVLELPASTIEITGSQMVLVMKLSTFAWNIHDGRVKEEELDANQLETRLTEIPSLVAFLGYCFFFPSVLVGPSFDYATYDALIHKQLYSSPPLGSSPQQAKATKRRIPYGRKRVAYLHLVIGLFFLGVYALYGDKYSYENVLNPIWTSWGWTRKLGFVQLAGLLARTKYYAVWSLSEGACILTGIGFNGYDHKTGRTLWNRVRNINIKGIETAESFKILFDSWNCRTNVWLRDVVYKRVTKKGKKPGFKESMATFLTSAFWHGISPGYYLAFFMGGLVTSLGRQFRRYVRPYFLPLSDTAQPGLPKRVYGLIGWISVQSILNYLVAPFLLLDFKDSIGAWNRMYWYGHVAVIISMCFMSFGGRKALKRGLDKRKSRIPPSVKVSPPSPPVDHTPPPPPEDEMDSTDLRWVKHDLDNPEDQDSGEGVAMGVAIRDHGFLDKWIEGEETPGSTPGGTPKYEKDDPLQE
- a CDS encoding tRNA threonylcarbamoyladenosine biosynthesis protein, which produces MKQSPLHRPSRPLLALGIEGSANKLGCGIISHSPSTTGGSTVVTVLSNVRHTYITPPGEGFLPSDTARHHREWVVRVIEEAVRKAGVRMGDLDCIAFTKGPGMGTPLQVGALVARTLSLLHNIPLVGVNHCVGHIEMGRQITSSHNPIVLYVSGGNTQVIAYSQQRYRIFGETLDIAIGNCLDRFARVIGLRNDPSPGYNIEKEAKKGKRLVQLPYGTKGMDVSLAGILHSVEAYTKDKRYRSWDRVNDIEENIITPYDLCFSLQETTFAMLVEITERAMAHVGAKDVLIVGGVGCNLRLQEMMGIMASERGGRVFATDESFCIDNGIMIAQAGLLAFRMGNTMPLEKTGVTQRYRTDAVHVVWRA